ACATTCCTTCAACTATTGTGCTATTTTAAGACAATTAAGGTTTGCTATTTATAAAAGTAAACTGAAAGCATATCAATATCGTATAGACATCTAACATAGAAATAGTACCACATAACTTCAAGTCTATTCATTGTTGTCATTTACTCATTTATATCATCAAATTACATGTCATTTAAATTCTCTTCACAAACAAATTAGGGAAGAAACGCTATGTTGTCGTTTAAAGAATGATTGCGTGTCAAAAAGCATTGTGAATTTACATTCTTAAAATTACTGGTAAGTTAGTTGTACGAAATTCATAAGATAAGAGTTCTATACCTGTCCATAATATACTTTCGAAAGTCCATGAAAATTGAGCCACTGCATGGTAAATATGTGGGGGAATTGAAGAGGCCAAAGAGGTCAAAGTTCTCGGAATTACTCGAGATGAGTTATGGGCAGTATCGCCGAATCAGGATTccaaaatatgttgaaatattaATTAGAGAAACGAAATGCTCTTCTAATTAGGTTGAAAAACGCCTACACAAAAATAAGTTCGAAATACATCCGCCCTCGCCACAACCACATTGTATTTAGAAATTCAATTCTCTACGCTGGCATATGTTGCCAATGTTATATTGAGATGTATTACTGTGATCTTGTTAATTTTCATACCCTCTTGATCATCAATCAATGTAAAAAACGAGCCTATCTATCAATATTGATGCTAAACGTCTAGCTTACGAGGACACTGTATTATATACAAGAACTGCATTTGATTTGTATTGCGGTTATTACAACCGCACATATATACATCCTTTAAGAGTATGTTGATTTTGCCACCGGACACCATATCAAACACTCATCACTGTTAACGTACTCACCTAATACAATCAATTTATTAGAATTTGTCGTCATATATCGGTTTTCGAATCTTTGGTTGATAGGGAAGAGCATCAAAAGGTTAACTTAATTCACATCTTGCATGCAGCTACATGCAAAACAATGTACAATGTCTGACGTTAATGTATGCATTGCTTATAACGCTTCGGAAAGGCTTTCATAAcattaatgttttcaaaacattttacgaACAGATTGCAACATGCGACATATTGATGATAAAAGCAGAAGTACATTATTGCATGCGGAATATTATAGCCTAGAGAATAGACGAAACTTTAAGGTGAAACAAGTTAATCAATCAAAATAGTGGCATATTCAAAGTTATGGTTGCATGTATAGTTAAAGTCGATGTTCTGGGTTCATTATAATATGGTTTAGGGGTATTAtgataattcaaatttttgttccgTCCATTTTGTGAATTTGTCCCAGGTCGACATGGGGTGGCAAAGCACCAACAATTGTAAAATATAATGAGCAACCATAACACCCTCGAACCATGGGTCATCGCTGGCAACTTATTTACGCAAAGATTTTATTAGAATGTACATGGCGTACCATCATATGAGTGGAATTACTGTCTGACCTTCGATCTAACAAGTTGCACAAGATTGATGGAGATCTTATACCTAATTTCTTCTGAAATACACTTTGCTACATAAGATAACATTATACATAGCTTGTAGTCTGTTTTTTTGTCATTAGGATCAATAAAAGATGACTATCCATCTGCTGAAGTATTGGACCATGCTTATTCATTAGTGAATGATGCAATCCTTAATTCTGAAACGACTGCAATTTATTTGGATGATATGATATACCGACTTACAGTAATCTAAATAGTGACgccaattcaaaaaaaaaagctcCCACGCACCAAGatgtgagggattcttttgaaaaataagTTATCGAAGTCGTACGAAGTCAGACTTTTTATATGTCCTTCTAGAGAGGTTCCTAGAAgtcaaactttaaaaaaaatcttggatGCTTGTCGGAGGTGATCGAAAAACCGAAGACATGCTCTATGGAAATTTATACATTTAATGTATAAGGTGGTGTCGATTGTTTCTGTGAACTTCTAGCGGTTCCTCTGCATCCGAAACTTCGGCTTCTGCTTATGGTGATCAATAACTTTctaaatacaaataaaaagtccactggaaattGCATCCGATTTAGGTAGACTGTTTTTCTAAAGAATCCCACTGTAAAAATAGTTCCAATGTGTAAATGACTGTTAATATTTACTTACCTATGGACTAACAGCTGAAAAGTTCAGTTTACGTCTTTATGTCTAGAGGTGGCATCGAGGTCGGTAATAACAGGTATACGTGACACTTTTTTCCCTAGGGTTGTAAAATATGTacatatgaaaatccattacacCACTGTGATATGTAAAGGAGATATTTGTTTAATAGCAGATAGTCCAAAGGTTAATTTTGCCACAGTGACGATAAGAACACCTACCAGTTTCATATTAAACATTGTGAAATATTACCTTCGACATTTAACCATAGCTTTTAGTGGGGCAGAAGCAGTGGTAATTATTATTAATGTTTGTTCGTTCATTACTTTAACTACAATTGAATTCAAGGCTCTTAAGTGAGAAATTctattaaaaccaaaaatgtcataaaacaagtaaaataatgttttcagtTAATTTGTCGTGCGTAGGCGTCATGGAACAAGTTACTATaatctttaattttgaatCAGCATGGAAAGCACAAATATAGCGCGATGCATACAGAacagtaaaacaaaacaactaaaaaaataatgacTTTAATGGTAAAATTAGCCTGGAAtacgttaaaattcattttattcaaaaagaaaagaacgAACGACCGTGTAGTAGCTAATGACCATTTATTCGGATTTGTTTATTGATAAATATAATGTTCCTTACCACTGCGGATTTCTGCTCTGCATAAACGTATAagtaaattgaatgttttgtattttttttcaatttataattcaattttgtaatgTGGAATATTCCAAGTGTAATTAAAGTTTATTCATTTACGTTCGTAATGAAGTTGggtgttttttttaagtgtgTAACTTATAACACTTTGCTAATGAAATTGTTGATATATTTATGTTACAGCAACTTGTCTCAGCAAAAAACGGTTGAATCGAAAGCTGTAAAAACTAATAAGCGAACGATTAATTTATATGACCACATTTCCTCTCGTTGAACTTAGGAAATGTGGAATTAAGATTCTCTGATAAATGAAAGTCTTGTTGCACATTTGTATATGAAATGGTATTTTCGATTATATTGCACGTACATGCAAAGACTTTCAACGATGCAATTTACCACTGAGTGGTAGTCATGACAAAAACTCGAAGTGATTTCTATCGGCGTTCGTTCCGAAGCAGGCAATAAGAAACAATTGGTTCattttagtaaaatgtatTCAGAGAAAGATTCAAAACATTAGTTAATTGTGAATATTCTCGTATTTCCATCGTATCGACGAACTCCAGTGAATGCTCCTCTTGAAGCTCCGACGTGTCTGACACGATATGTACCATTTTCGACATTTGCTGGAATGGTCCAATAAAAGTCTATCTCACTTGTTCCCAAGAGTGTACTGACTCTTCtccaaatgaatttcgttTCCCAATTAGCGTCCGTTACAACATCCCTCCATGTTCCGTTGGTCTGTAGTTGTTGCACAAAGAAGTATGAGCCTTCCGTCATAAGATCGTTCCTCGGATTACCAGCAACGAACGTTGTGAAAACTACTTGATGTCTGTTATATGTTGCCCTAGGTTCAACAACAACTCTTCCAAATCGTCCAGTGTCCATAACAACCGGCGTCAAGAAAGTTAGCTGACTACGACTTTCATCTCTAGGTGTTGGACCTGCTGGTACAGTTTGTCCATTCATTAGAGCTGTAAAAATTCGTTGGAATGTCTGTTGGTAAATTGTGAGTGTGTGTGGTCCATACGGTGATGATCCAGCTTCGTATCTTTGAACTTGAAATTCTTCAAACGTTACAACATAACTCGCGTACATATTTGCCATTCCTGTAGGTAAAACTACAAGATCTTCGCCCATTGATTGGCCAATTTCTGTAATTGTATCACGTAGCCGACGACCAGCCATTGTTGTAATCTCAGAAGCTACGCCCAAAATAACAGCGCTTCCAATTTTTAGTACCTGAGTTGGAAGACTTTGCGGCTGCCATAAGTATGGCCAGCTCATACCACCAGTCATCAGAAGAATAGGTTTCGGTCTTTGACAATCACGATCGTCGCGAGTTGGTGGACGTAGCGCATTTCCGACGAGTTGCCAGAAAGGATTTCCAGTTGTGTCACCCTGTTCAAAGAAAGAGTAGGCTCCAGGTCCATCAGTTGTTCCAGCAGCAAAACTGGTTCCCATTGCTGGCAAACATCCTCTGAAAGATTCATTCCGTTGTGTTGTTGGATTGAACCAAGTTCCAGTCTGGCGATgcatttcaacaaattgatgaaCGAAACCAACGTTTCCGGTGAGCTCACGTTGAGGTTCCGATCTTAGGCCAATTAGGGCAGCTTTGAAGATGTTACCTCCAATAATTCTCGTGTTTTCTTTGTCAGTTTCTCCCGGTCCTTCAGCCTTGCACACATCATCAGCTGGGCACGCTGAAGTCAATGTATCACATTCACCACCATTTCtctgttttaaaaaaaaattgcttgaaAAACATTCATGCAACACAATCGTTTCGTACATAACATCTCGGCCCCAAAATATTCGGACTGATGTCCGCAGAATTGGAGGTACTAAAAGCGCCAACGAAGGGTCCTCTACCAACCAAATGGCCTGGATTGAACTCTTGTTCCAATAGATAGGATGCATAGCCCAAATTGTCGAACGAAATGAGATAGTTTGTATTGTTCATCGATACGGCGTGAgctgaaaatatatttgaagaCTTCAGTCTAATTTTCGAAGGTTATGCTATCACGCTTTTAAATCACGGTCTTCATTGACGAACCGCGAAAATTGCAattctaattaaatttgacTAGTTCTCTTACTTGCAACCCAATGGAACGCCCCAATGACGTCATCATTTGCGTTGACGAACTTaatttgttgtaaatttcGGTCAATATTTTCGCTATACCGGGCTCGTTCAGACGCTGGATTAGCCAAATAAGAAGCAGGCGAACGGTTGATACCAAAGTCCTCGATTGGAACTTCACTGTAGAAAGCGCGACCTGCCTGCATGTTGTTGTGAGCTCTTGTTATAGCTTCGACAACTCCGATGACGATGGGATTGAATGTCTCCTCAATAAAACCAAGACAGGTGATATCATACAACACCAATTGATGGTAGCCACCTGGTCCACCATGAGTGTCTGCGAGAAatggaaaaagaaatgaattttctgtgAATAGTCCAGTTTACGGCATATTACGTGTTGGAGCCAACATGATGTTATCAATGGTATACAAATCGCCGAATCTGAGACGGAGACGTCTAGTGATctgttaaaaatcaaaattgttcaCACCAAAACTCATCAAGTGTACAATTCAGCCTGGATTTACTTCTCTCTTCATTGGATGTGTAAATGCACTGATGTCTCCATTTACGAAAACAACTCGATTTCCTGATCCATCTTCAATAATGAATGCACGAGCATATTGACGAGTATGAATACCGATACCTCTTTGTGTCATACTTCCATATCCCATCTGTAGATTATcggttttaattgaaataattcgATTCGAAATTTACATCACATATGCTTACAAATGGAACTTCTACACTGGGACCGGTAACATCATATCGTCCAAGACCAACTCTTAGTTGACACTCAGTGCCAACGAAAAATGCCAACAAAGTGGCTGCAAATAGTTTCACGTATGCCATTGTTCAGTTGAATACAACTGAAGAATCGAGTTCCAGTCAGTGGCTTATATTGTGGTCTCTTATCATTTTGATGTGACCGATAAAACGTAGTACATGAACAATAAACGTGTAATAATTGGTTTATAAATGACCAGGAGGTATGTTATTTACCTTATCATTACTTAATAACCGCCAGACCGCTACGGCAGCAAAcgttaattgaaattcttacgtttattaaacgaaaattaattaaaagaaaaaaaaaagaaagtcaTCGGACAAAACAAgctataaataaaatcaaaataaaccTTATCAGTTATTGGTAGTTCATGACTTGATTGTTACAAGCGCAATTACTATCCCATCGAAAAAATGTCGATTTGGGTATTATCGTGATCTTTCAATGATTATATTGACATTAGGCTCAGATAAAAGGTAAGGAAAGCGGTAGGACTTTCTATATTATTTGAAGTCCTAGAATGTTtccaaaaatgattaaaaaatcTTAAGTAATATACCAATCCATTACGAACGGCACTCTATTAGTCACTTCTAAGATGATATTTGATTTCTTGTGGGGGCATATTTGCGTTGGGCAAAGATGCCGAGAAAGCCTGCAGAAAGCGATGTCCCACCAACGTAAA
This region of Bradysia coprophila strain Holo2 chromosome IV, BU_Bcop_v1, whole genome shotgun sequence genomic DNA includes:
- the LOC119066870 gene encoding neutral ceramidase-like, which encodes MAYVKLFAATLLAFFVGTECQLRVGLGRYDVTGPSVEVPFMGYGSMTQRGIGIHTRQYARAFIIEDGSGNRVVFVNGDISAFTHPMKREITRRLRLRFGDLYTIDNIMLAPTHTHGGPGGYHQLVLYDITCLGFIEETFNPIVIGVVEAITRAHNNMQAGRAFYSEVPIEDFGINRSPASYLANPASERARYSENIDRNLQQIKFVNANDDVIGAFHWVATHAVSMNNTNYLISFDNLGYASYLLEQEFNPGHLVGRGPFVGAFSTSNSADISPNILGPRCYRNGGECDTLTSACPADDVCKAEGPGETDKENTRIIGGNIFKAALIGLRSEPQRELTGNVGFVHQFVEMHRQTGTWFNPTTQRNESFRGCLPAMGTSFAAGTTDGPGAYSFFEQGDTTGNPFWQLVGNALRPPTRDDRDCQRPKPILLMTGGMSWPYLWQPQSLPTQVLKIGSAVILGVASEITTMAGRRLRDTITEIGQSMGEDLVVLPTGMANMYASYVVTFEEFQVQRYEAGSSPYGPHTLTIYQQTFQRIFTALMNGQTVPAGPTPRDESRSQLTFLTPVVMDTGRFGRVVVEPRATYNRHQVVFTTFVAGNPRNDLMTEGSYFFVQQLQTNGTWRDVVTDANWETKFIWRRVSTLLGTSEIDFYWTIPANVENGTYRVRHVGASRGAFTGVRRYDGNTRIFTIN